The Aphanothece sacrum FPU1 sequence GATTTTTATTAAAGACGAAGAAGGTCTTTATACTGCCGACCCCAAAAAGGAGCCTAATGCTAAGTTTATCAAACGGATCTCGGTTGGGGAGTTACGGGAACTTGATCTTCAAGATGTGATCGTCGAACGTTCCCTGATGACATTTATGGAAAATGCCAGCAACCGACGCTCTATCCGCGTCATTAATGGACTTCAACCCGGAAATTTAACCCGCGCCCTTAATGGACAAGACATAGGTACTGAAATTTATGCAGATTAATATTTTTGTCGGGGCGGGTTTAACAATGTTAAACCCCGACATAAGTTACCGTAGGGGCCGTTTTATACAAAAATTCTCTTATTTTTACCAAAATTCAGATAAAACCGCCCTTAAAGCCGTTTTTTTGACCCTTAACCCTTAACTATTTCAGAGGAAATTATGACTACAATATTAGACAATGGCGATCGCCGTCATCATCTCAACTCCATACTCATGCGGGAAAGTCTACTAGATAAAGAGGTAGAAAAATCCACAGAAACTCCAGTTATTCGGATGTTACCGGATACCTATGTTGTCAAAATCGGGGGCCGTTCCATTTTAGATGCGGGAAAAGCGGTTACTTATCCGGTTGTTGAAGCTTTAGCGAATTTATTGGACAGCAAAAAACTGATTATTGGTACAGGAGGAGGGGCCAGAAGTCGTCATGTCTTCTCTATTGGTATTGACTTAGGAATGCCCTCAGGGGTACTTGCAGAACTCGCTCAAGCGGATGCTTTGGGGAATGCCCATATTTTGGGTGCGTTATTAGCCCCTTATGGGGTTGTGGCCATTCCTCCCGAAATTTTTGGTCATCTGTTACCCCTATTTATTCGTAGTGTCCCAGGTGTTATTTTTACGGGAGTTCCACCCTATTCTTTATGGGAACATCCCCCCGCTATCGGACGTATTCCTCCTCATGGTAGTGACTCAGGATCATTCTTATTAGCGGAATGTTTTGGGTGTCAAAATGTTACTTTAGTTAAAGATGTGGACGGACTTTATACTGAAGATCCGAAAACGAATTCTAACGCAAGTTTTATCTCAGAAATTTCTACAACTGAGATCAGAAAAGGCAATTTTGAAACCCTACCTTTTGAGCGAATTTTACTCGATTTATTGGATAATTCTCGATTACAGAAACAAGTTCAAATTGTCAACGGACTTGATTCTGATAAGATTAGAGCCGCCGTTAATGGGGAAAAAGTCGGAACTATTGTTTATGGCGATCGCTAACTTGTAGGGGTCAACGGCCGTTGATCCCTACCCATGTTTTTCTATAATATTTATGTACAAAAAGTCTAAATCGCCACCATCTTAATACTGTATAATAAGATACAATATTCTGTATTTTCGTAGAGTGCGTGTTTGCGTTACAGTATAATGGTGTTAAAAATAAAGGTTTTGTTATGAAAAAAGTTAATGTTACTCAAGTTCAAGACTCTTTTGATGATTTTCTAAACTGCATTGACCAAGAGCAAATTGTGATTGAAAAGGAAGGAAAAGCTATAGCAACCCTGATTAATTATGAAGAATGGAAACGATTAAAACAGTTAGAAATGGAACTCATGAATGAAGACAAAGAAAGTTTTTACACTGTGGAAGAAGTCATTGCTGAATATAATCAAATTCACGGGACAGAATTTACATTAGAGAATTTAAAATCTGTCTAGGGAAATGTTGCGCTAGAATGAGTCATCGTCTAACTACCAACTATGACCCAAAAACAACCCCTAAGTCAACTGTTAACCCAAGCTGTCCAACAAATAGCGAAAGGCAAACTTACCCCCTCTTTACTCAAAAAAGGGGCAAAAGTGCCTGAGTTACGGGTTCTCAGTGAACCAGGAAAAAGTCCCGAACCTCATGCTTTACTCGGCGATCGCTATATCATCGGCCGGAGTTCGAGATCCTGTGATATCGTGGTTCCTAATGCGGTAGTTAGTCAAATTCACTGTTCCTTACACCGGGACAAAAAAA is a genomic window containing:
- a CDS encoding type II toxin-antitoxin system Phd/YefM family antitoxin encodes the protein MFALQYNGVKNKGFVMKKVNVTQVQDSFDDFLNCIDQEQIVIEKEGKAIATLINYEEWKRLKQLEMELMNEDKESFYTVEEVIAEYNQIHGTEFTLENLKSV
- a CDS encoding amino acid kinase family protein, producing the protein MTTILDNGDRRHHLNSILMRESLLDKEVEKSTETPVIRMLPDTYVVKIGGRSILDAGKAVTYPVVEALANLLDSKKLIIGTGGGARSRHVFSIGIDLGMPSGVLAELAQADALGNAHILGALLAPYGVVAIPPEIFGHLLPLFIRSVPGVIFTGVPPYSLWEHPPAIGRIPPHGSDSGSFLLAECFGCQNVTLVKDVDGLYTEDPKTNSNASFISEISTTEIRKGNFETLPFERILLDLLDNSRLQKQVQIVNGLDSDKIRAAVNGEKVGTIVYGDR